Proteins co-encoded in one Chionomys nivalis chromosome 6, mChiNiv1.1, whole genome shotgun sequence genomic window:
- the LOC130876407 gene encoding peptidyl-prolyl cis-trans isomerase A-like, whose translation MCQGGDFTCHNCTGGRSICGEKFEDENFILKHTGPGILSMANAGPNTNGSQFFICTTKTEWLDGKHVVFGKVKEGMNIVEAMERFGSSKKITISDCGQL comes from the coding sequence ATGTGCCAGGGTGGTGACTTCACATGCCATAATTGCACTGGCGGCAGATCCATCTGCGGAGAAAAATTTGAGGATGAGAACTTCATCCTGAAGCATACAGGTCCTGGCATCTTGTCCATGGCAAATGCTGGACCAAACACAAATGGTTCCCAGTTTTTTATCTGCACCACCAAGACTGAGTGGCTGGATGGCAAACATGTGGTCTTTGGGAAGGTGAAAGAAGGCATGAACATTGTGGAAGCCATGGAGCGTTTTGGGTCCAGCAAGAAGATCACCATTTCCGATTGTGGACAACTCTAA